The following are encoded together in the Tripterygium wilfordii isolate XIE 37 chromosome 18, ASM1340144v1, whole genome shotgun sequence genome:
- the LOC119983629 gene encoding translation initiation factor IF-2-like yields MRPGGPGGGGPGWGGGPGGPGGPWPGPGFGPGTGGFLGGCVDGLCGMITSCISCLCCCWLLQDCFGGPGGPFGPPGPGGPPGF; encoded by the exons ATGAGACCAGGAGGGCCGGGAGGGGGAGGGCCGGGCTGGGGTGGCGGTCCTGGAGGGCCTGGAGGACCCTGGCCGGGTCCTGGCTTCGGGCCTGGAACTGGTGGCTTCTTGGGAGGATGTGTAGATGGTCTATGCGGCATGATCACTTCATG CATTTCATGCTTGTGCTGCTGTTGGTTGCTGCAAGATTGTTTCGGCGGACCAGGTGGCCCATTCGGTCCTCCTGGCCCCGGAGGTCCCCCAGGGTTCTGA
- the LOC119983627 gene encoding tubby-like F-box protein 3 gives MSIKSMFQDLKGELGSISRRGFDMKFGYGMRSRSQRVVQDSSVALVDAFKQSCWANMPPELLRDVLMRIEASESSWPPRKNVVACAGVCRNWREIMKEIVKIPEISGKLTFPISLKQPGPRDTLLQCYIKRNRSNQTYYLCLSLNGASNDNGKFLLAARKCRRATCTDYIISLNRDSVSKGSSTYVGKLRANILGTKFTIYDAQPPHPGVGVSKCRSIRLVNMKQVSPTVPAGNHPVAHISYELNVLGSRGPRRIQCVMDAIPSSAIEPGGVAPTPTEFQRSSLDTFPSLPFFRSKSNRSDYESGPLSVQREGMLVLKNKAPRWHEQLQCWCLNFNGRVTVASVKNFQLVASQENGSTSQEHENVILQFGKVGKDVFTMDYQYPISAFQAFAICLSSFDTKIACE, from the exons ATGTCTATTAAGAGTATGTTTCAGGACTTGAAGGGTGAGCTTGGGAGCATATCCAGAAGAGGATTTGACATGAAGTTTGGGTATGGGATGCGATCCAGGTCACAGCGGGTGGTACAAGATAGCTCAGTGGCACTAGTGGATGCATTTAAGCAGAGCTGTTGGGCTAACATGCCACCGGAACTTTTGAGGGATGTGCTCATGAGGATAGAGGCTTCTGAGAGTTCTTGGCCTCCTCGGAAGAATGTGGTTGCTTGTGCTGGTGTCTGTAGGAATTGGAGAGAAATTATGAAGGAAATTGTGAAAATACCAGAAATTTCGGGCAAGTTGACATTTCCAATCTCCTTGAAGCAG CCTGGTCCAAGAGACACCCTTCTCCAGTGCTACATAAAACGAAATCGTAGCAATCAAACATATTATCTTTGCCTAAGCTTAAATGGAG CTTCAAATGACAATGGCAAGTTCCTTCTTGCTGCACGGAAGTGTCGGCGGGCTACTTGCACAGACTACATCATCTCTTTAAACCGTGATAGTGTGTCTAAAGGGAGCAGCACATATGTCGGAAAGCTGAG AGCTAACATTCTGGGAACTAAGTTCACGATCTATGATGCCCAGCCTCCACATCCTGGGGTCGGAGTATCCAAATGTCGCTCCATAAGGCTAGTTAACATGAAACAAGTCTCCCCTACAGTCCCTGCTGGCAATCATCCTGTCGCCCACATCTCATATGAATTAAACGTCCTGGGTTCGAG AGGTCCTAGGAGAATACAGTGTGTCATGGATGCCATCCCTTCCTCTGCTATTGAACCTGGAGGAGTCGCCCCGACTCCAACTGAATTTCAGCGTAGTAGTCTGGATACCTTTCCCTCCCTTCCTTTTTTCAGATCAAAATCAAACCGCTCAGATTACGAATCTGGACCTTTGTCTGTCCAAAGAGAGGGAATGCTTGTCTTGAAGAACAAGGCACCCAGGTGGCATGAACAGCTGCAGTGCTGGTGTTTGAACTTTAATGGACGGGTCACAGTTGCTTCTGTGAAGAATTTTCAGCTGGTTGCCTCTCAAGAAAATGGGTCCACTAGCCAGGAGCATGAGAATGTCATACTTCAGTTTGGGAAAGTCGGAAAGGATGTATTTACCATGGATTATCAGTATCCAATCTCAGCTTTCCAGGCATTTGCCATATGTCTGAGCAGCTTCGACACCAAGATTGCTTGTGAATGA
- the LOC119983625 gene encoding UPF0481 protein At3g47200-like — protein sequence MEEPQVDNQNAVEEWIISMIEDLSRLSQLSSTWSICKVPKKLRSVKEDAYDPRIVSIGPIHYGEEHLLPMEDHKQYYLLSLLQRTPDAVVSLENCCRTILSLDSKVRDCYADPIEPNKLKLATILLQDAGFMLELFLKYSEMGSKVHDDPIFSTSWMILTLKRDLALLENQIPFFVLKSLFKLAFPRGVNGVLSLNELALQFYKSTLNINEEAFIAKCSLKGKHLLHLLYNCYLPPSPKFGSRSKEAWDFIHCATALSYAGVFFERNESENLFDLKFSNGIFQIPTLRIHDSTDSLFRNFIAYEQCQQDSAHYITSYCMLMDRLIDTAKDVELLEKKRIIENDLGGGEDVSDVFNNICKQVVLKDFYFAELCDRVNGFCKTPWHSYKAELKRNYFKNPWSTISFLAAIALIALTALQTVYSVLSYYHR from the coding sequence ATGGAGGAACCTCAGGTTGATAATCAAAATGCAGTTGAAGAATGGATAATCTCCATGATAGAGGATCTTTCAAGATTATCTCAATTATCCTCCACTTGGAGCATTTGCAAGGTCCCCAAGAAGCTCCGGTCAGTGAAAGAGGATGCCTACGACCCTCGAATTGTCTCAATTGGACCAATTCACTATGGAGAAGAACATTTGCTGCCTATGGAGGATCACAAACAGTATTACCTTCTATCCCTGCTTCAGCGAACACCTGATGCCGTAGTATCTCTTGAGAATTGTTGCAGAACCATATTAAGTCTTGATTCAAAGGTCCGTGATTGCTATGCAGATCCAATTGAGCCTAACAAACTTAAACTCGCAACAATCTTGTTACAAGATGCTGGTTTTATGCTTGAATTGTTTCTGAAGTACTCTGAGATGGGGTCGAAAGTGCATGATGATCCCATCTTTTCAACCTCTTGGATGATCTTGACATTGAAGCGTGATTTGGCGCTTTTGGAGAACCAGATTCCTTTCTTTGTTCTTAAATCCTTGTTTAAGCTTGCATTTCCTCGCGGAGTTAATGGTGTGTTGTCACTAAACGAGCTTGCTCTTCAGTTTTACAAGTCTACATTGAACATCAATGAAGAAGCGTTCATTGCAAAATGCAGCTTAAAGGGTAAGCATTTGCTTCACTTGTTATACAATTGTTACCTCCCTCCATCGCCAAAGTTTGGTTCAAGGAGCAAGGAAGCGTGGGATTTCATACATTGTGCAACCGCACTAAGTTATGCTGGAGTCTTCTTCGAAAGAAATGAATCAGAAAACTTATTCGACTTAAAGTTCAGCAACGGCATATTCCAAATCCCAACTCTACGGATTCATGACTCAACTGATTCGCTATTCAGAAACTTCATCGCTTACGAGCAATGTCAGCAAGACAGTGCACATTACATCACCTCCTATTGCATGCTCATGGATAGGTTGATTGATACCGCGAAAGATGTGGAGTTACTTGAAAAGAAGCGGATCATTGAGAATGATTTGGGCGGTGGAGAAGATGTATCAGATGTGTTTAATAATATCTGCAAGCAAGTAGTCTTGAAAGACTTTTATTTTGCAGAACTATGTGATCGAGTAAATGGGTTCTGTAAGACTCCATGGCATAGTTACAAGGCAGAGTTGAAGCGTAACTACTTCAAAAATCCATGGAGTACTATTTCATTCTTGGCTGCCATTGCCCTTATTGCTCTTACAGCTTTACAAACAGTTTACTCTGTACTTTCTTATTACCACCGTTGA
- the LOC119983628 gene encoding uncharacterized protein LOC119983628, whose product MVKIGRLYITDPPKRSNPFAKYIESVGSSKSKLTLPSSSSSPREQVPLQTATSPTSPPCQPSPPAIIPSPDPVDVNSQSSFDLAGARAEYENCKSSDEKVKLKARLQPMILDHLQRLSEMEAKSNVGIEIAELVDFLKLLNPSDPKFQEFGNISHTSREGVIRLHEGTLRIKEAQEKLQSELARMSLPIAD is encoded by the exons atggtGAAGATTGGGAGACTGTACATCACTGATCCTCCAAAACGGTCAAATCCATTCGCAAAATATATTGAATCAGTCGGTTCCTCAAAATCTAAGCTTACCTTGCCGTCTTCGTCATCATCTCCCCGTGAGCAAGTTCCTTTGCAAACAGCAACATCGCCGACTTCTCCTCCATGTCAACCTTCACCTCCTGCAATCATTCCCTCACCTG atCCAGTCGATGTAAATAGTCAAAGCTCCTTCGATCTGGCCGGTGCTCGGGCCGAATACGAGAACTGCAAAAGTTCTGATGAAAAAGTGAAACTGAAAGCGCGGCTACAGCCAATGATTCTGGATCACTTACAGAGGTTATCAGAGATGGAAGCGAAAAGCAATGTAGGGATTGAGATTGCAGAGCTGGTTGATTTCTTGAAGTTATTGAATCCTTCAGATCCGAAATTCCAAGAGTTTGGTAATATAAGCCATACGAGTCGTGAAGGAGTCATAAGGCTGCATGAAGGAACGTTGAGGATCAAAGAAGCGCAAGAGAAGTTGCAATCTGAACTTGCGAGAATGTCTCTCCCAATTGCAGATTGA
- the LOC119984426 gene encoding uncharacterized protein LOC119984426 has product MVERDEDSRNGKRTNVTDRKQQSPPTFVNHFAKYIESKVSYAEALRLGHVNQETHSPNDSATNTAVDGNLSRSYSTPFFDSSVPSKPSLPHSISSPDLESQDSKTENNSSLAARDYPNSSSSSVAIAKRSYSDPSAFSKSNSPLYFGKLKSCLSLPKSFPDRYASTDLKTSSNGKPPTPSPSRLSNSDFLREELQHLIKRTMESGGLRRQCANCGNSQHCCGQTILEAVSSIPPPS; this is encoded by the exons ATGGTGGAAAGAGACGAAGACAGCAGAAATGGCAAGAGAACTAATGTTACAGACAGGAAGCAGCAATCTCCTCCAACCTTCGTCAATCACTTCGCTAAATACATCGAATCCAAAGTTTCTTATGCCGAAGCTCTTCGACTAGGTCACGTGAATCAGGAGACTCATAGTCCGAATGATTCTGCCACCAATACCGCCGTGGACGGAAATCTCTCGAGATCTTACTCGACTCCCTTCTTTGACTCCTCAGTACCCTCTAAACCTTCACTGCCTCACTCAATTTCGTCTCCAGATCTCGAGAGTCAAGACTCCAAAACAGAGAACAACAGCAGTTTAGCAGCTCGTGATTaccctaattcttcttcttcttctgttgcAATTGCTAAACGCTCTTACTCTGATCCCTCTGCGTTTTCCAAGTCAAATAGTCCGTTGTATTTTGGAAAACTAAAAAGCTGTCTATCGCTCCCCAAATCGTTTCCTGACCGATACGCTTCTACGGATCTGAAAACGAGTAGTAATGGCAAACCTCCTACTCCTTCTCCGTCGCGCTTATCCAACTCTGATTTCCTTCGAGAAGAGTTGCAACACCTGATCAAACGTACTATGGAGTCCG GTGGTTTGAGGAGACAATGTGCAAACTGTGGCAATTCTCAACATTGTTGTGGACAGACCATACTTGAAGCAGTTTCCTCTATCCCTCCCCCATCATAA
- the LOC119984427 gene encoding protein NETWORKED 3C-like codes for MVEKVEKETSHWWWLETHKRSRRSPLLHSTLAELDMKTKAMLKLIEEDADSFAKRAEIFYKKRPQLISMVEDFYRAHRSLAEQYDLVKSDSAARLQKTFPPPISLTKSQSEKFTTMTGQMYPSFSENFDPEESALSEVEDHKLDSEIQVFEETKTYIVSGRICNDEVAKLREEKEKLKEENRIQRDQLLQKDEEKRNVIRHLSVAVEVLKEENLKLRKGIARDSPTKLSPFEFNKLKWKFFGGSPSS; via the exons ATGGTGGAAAAGGTTGAGAAGGAAACATCACACTGGTGGTGGCTAGAGACTCACAAGAGGTCCAGACGCTCACCATTGCTCCATTCCACTCTTGCTG AGCTAGACATGAAGACAAAGGCAATGCTGAAATTGATCGAGGAAGACGCAGATTCCTTTGCCAAACGAGCTGAGATTTTTTACAAGAAAAGGCCACAGTTAATCAGCATGGTTGAAGATTTCTATCGGGCTCATCGCTCCTTAGCAGAACAATATGATCTAGTGAAGTCTGATTCCGCAGCTCGCCTCCAGAAAACATTTCCGCCCCCGATTTCTTTAACTAAATCCCAATCTGAAAAGTTCACTACAATGACTGGACAAATGTATCCTAGCTTCTCTGAGAATTTTGATCCTGAGGAGTCTGCGTTGTCTGAAGTTGAGGATCATAAACTGGATAGTGAAATCCAAGtttttgaagaaacaaaaacttaCATAGTTTCTGGCAGGATTTGCAATGATGAAGTGGCAAAATtgagagaggaaaaagaaaaactcaaagaAGAGAACCGGATTCAGAGGGATCAACTTCTGCAGAAAGATGAAGAGAAAAGGAACGTAATCAGACATCTCAGTGTAGCCGTGGAAGTACTCAAGGAGGAGAATCTGAAGCTGAGAAAGGGAATTGCTAGAGACTCTCCTACCAAACTGTCCCCATTTGAGTTCAACAAACTGAAGTGGAAATTTTTCGGCGGATCTCCAAGTTCCTGA
- the LOC119984428 gene encoding classical arabinogalactan protein 26-like, protein MASSSSQSHTHSPHNISRSLSVLRGHIHWRIDLHNHLMAAPFGSMLMFFFMVYFTSLALASPAVVNAQFSTISAAPAFLPGAPMASPPGLSPDIEPLFPTNLSPSPTESSPPIISSNPSPPNPDNILAPGHGLGAFPPSEALPTSSSVSSGPVNLVFFVGFLCFCLIQLSGM, encoded by the coding sequence ATGGCCTCCTCATCCTCACAATCTCACACACATTCTCCTCATAAcatctctcgctctctctctgtTCTACGGGGACACATTCATTGGAGAATTGATTTGCATAATCATTTAATGGCTGCTCCTTTTGGGTCAATGTTGATGTTCTTCTTTATGGTTTATTTCACTTCACTTGCATTGGCATCTCCAGCAGTAGTCAATGCACAATTCTCTACCATATCTGCTGCTCCTGCATTTCTACCAGGTGCTCCAATGGCTTCTCCGCCAGGTTTGTCACCTGACATTGAACCTTTGTTTCCTACTAATCTGTCACCTTCTCCAACTGAGTCCTCACCACCTATTATTTCTTCAAACCCAAGCCCACCAAACCCAGATAACATACTAGCTCCTGGACATGGTTTGGGGGCATTCCCACCATCAGAAGCTCTGCCTACTTCTTCCTCAGTTTCATCAGGACCTGTgaatttggttttctttgttggTTTCCTGTGCTTCTGCTTAATTCAGCTTTCTGGTATGTAA
- the LOC119983765 gene encoding probable indole-3-pyruvate monooxygenase YUCCA10 produces the protein MQNQNPIVIIVGAGPSGLATAACLRRHSIPYILLEREDCYASLWKKYSYNCLKLHLGKQFCELPFMPFPPSYPTFVPKDDFIKYLDDYVSHFGISPLYQRFVESACYDEVGKKWIVKANNGSSCEIEEYSAKYLVVASGEATNPFVPEIEGLSGFNGEVLHSTKFKDGKAYKDKNVLVVGSGNSGMEIGLHLANHGAKTSIVVRSPVHILSREMVYLALIMLKYVSLGVVDKLMVILSKLVYGDMDQYGITRPTEGPFFMKVAYGKYPVFDVGTCRKIKSGEIQVLPTPTSINGNEVLFGNGKSYAFDTIVFCTGFKRSTNKWLKGDDYLLNEDGIPKPSYPNHWKGKNGLYCVGLSRRGLYGLNADAQNIANDINSLLQYENKEVSV, from the exons atGCAAAACCAAAACCCTATAGTCATTATTGTAGGAGCTGGTCCCTCCGGCCTGGCCACCGCCGCCTGCCTCCGCCGCCACTCAATCCCCTACATCCTCCTTGAAAGAGAAGATTGCTATGCCTCTCTTTGGAAAAAATACTCCTACAACTGTCTAAAACTCCACTTGGGTAAGCAATTTTGTGAACTCCCCTTCATGCCATTCCCTCCCTCTTATCCCACTTTTGTCCCAAAAGATGATTTCATCAAATACTTGGATGACTATGTTTCTCACTTTGGGATTAGTCCTTTGTACCAAAGATTTGTGGAGTCGGCATGTTATGATGAAGTGGGTAAGAAATGGATTGTTAAGGCAAATAATGGGAGTTCTTGTGAAATTGAGGAGTATTCTGCTAAGTATTTGGTTGTGGCTAGTGGTGAAGCTACCAACCCTTTTGTGCCAGAAATTGAAGGCTTGAGTGGGTTCAATGGTGAGGTTCTTCACTCTACTAAGTTTAAGGATGGGAAAGCTTATAAGGACAAGAATGTTTTGGTTGTTGGTAGTGGAAATTCTGGCATGGAAATTGGTCTTCATCTTGCAAATCATGGTGCCAAGACCTCCATTGTTGTTCGCAGCCCG gtTCACATATTGTCAAGGGAGATGGTTTACTTGGCGTTAATCATGCTGAAGTATGTTTCACTTGGGGTGGTGGACAAGTTGATGGTGATTCTCAgcaagcttgtctatggtgacATGGACCAGTATGGGATAACTAGGCCCACAGAGGGCCCATTCTTCATGAAAGTCGCATATGGGAAGTACCCAGTCTTTGATGTGGGTACCTGCAGAAAAATCAAGTCTGGGGAAATTCAG GTTTTGCCGACACCGACAAGCATTAATGGGAATGAAGTGCTTTTTGGGAACGGCAAGTCGTATGCATTTGACACAATTGTGTTTTGTACTGGATTCAAGAGATCAACCAATAAGTGGCTTaag GGAGATGATTACTTGCTGAATGAAGATGGGATTCCAAAGCCAAGTTATCCTAATCACTGGAAGGGAAAGAATGGCTTATACTGTGTGGGACTTTCAAGGAGAGGATTGTATGGTCTTAATGCTGATGCACAAAACATAGCAAACGATATTAACTCCCTTTTGCAATATGAAAACAAAGAGGTATCAGTTTGA